One Calditrichota bacterium genomic window, TGGAATTTAAAAATTGGAATTTGGATTTCGTTTGGTGTTTGGTATTTGTATATTGGAATTTGGAATTTTTGAACATTCCAGAAACAAAATGGAACAGGAGCACAATTTAGAATGTCCGAAAACACACGCGTAGTAATCACCGGCGGCGGCACTGGCGGGCATGTTTATCCGGGAATCGCCATCGCCAACGCGCTGAAAAAACTTCGCCCGGAAATTGAAATCACTTTTGTCGGCGTGAAAAACCGCATCGAGGCGAAAATTGTCCCTCGCGAAGGCTATCCGCTGAAGACGATTCATGTGCAATATTTGAGCAGAAAATTGAGTCTGAACACGCTCACATTTTTCTTTTCCCTGCTGATTGGCTTGATCCAGTCGCTGCTTTTTTTGCGAAAATACCAACCGAAAATTGTCATCGGCACCGGCGGCTTTGTCAGCGGGCCTGTGGTTTACGCGGCGACGTTGTTGGGAATTCCGACTCTGATTCAGGAGCAAAACAGTTTTCCGGGAATCACGACGAAAATTTTAGCCGGGCGCGCGAAACGAATTCATCTGGCATTTCAGGAAGCGACCAAATATTTGACAAAAGTTAAAGACAAAGAAAAGTTTCGCATTACCGGGAATCCGGTGCGGCTGACAGAGAAAAAAGGAAATCGCAAAGCAGCGCTGGCGAAATTTAATCTGGACGAAAATAAGCAAACACTTCTGCTTTTTGGCGGAAGTCAGGGCGCCAGTGCGCTGAACCACGCCCTGTCTGAAATAATCGTCAGCCTGTCGAAAAACATCCAATTCATCTGGCAAACGGGCGAGAGTGATTTTGAAAACACGAAAGCAGTGATTGACGGCGATAGCCATCAAATTTATCTCCAACCCTTCATTTACAATATGGCGGACGCTTACGCCGCGGCGGATTTAGCGCTGTGCCGCTCCGGGGCGATCACGATTGCTGAAATAGTGCAAATGAGCGTGCCAGCGATTTTTGTGCCGTATCCTTTTGCTGCCGAAGCGCATCAGGAAAAAAATGCCCGCGTGCTGGCGCAAGCCGGCGCTGCCGAGCTAATTTTGCAACAGGACTTGTCGCCGGAAATTTTACGAAAAAAAATTGAAGAACTGATATTTGACGAGCAGAAGCTCGCAGCCATGCGGAAAAATTTGCACAATTTTTATCATGAAAATGCCGCGCTGGCAATTGCTAAAAGCGCCCTGGAATTGATTCAATGACAAAAATGGCAAAAGAAATCTGCGCGATCATTCCTGCATTCAATGCGGAAAAAACCATCGGCGCGGTCATTCGCGGCGTCAACCGCTATCTGCCGCCGGAGCAAATTGTTGTCGTCAATGACGGCTCCGCTGACGCCACCGAAACCATTGCCCGGAAACAAGGCGCTGTTGTTTTGAATAACGGGAAAAATCGCGGCAAAGGTTTTTCGCTAAGGCGGGGATTCCACTTTGCCATTGAAAACAATTTTTCAGCGGCGCTCTGCATAGACGCAGACATGCAGCACGATCCGGCGGATATTCCGAAATTTTTAGCATGTTTCAACCAGACCGATGCCGACCTGATTCTGGGCAGCCGCATTCACAACTTGAAAGACATGCCCCTGGACCGCCAGTTCAGTAATCAAACGACGTCTCTTTTGATTTCGCTACTGACAGGTGTACGCGTTCGCGACAGCCAGTCAGGTTATCGACTGATAAAAACATCCGTGCTCAAAAAAATAATTCTGCACAGCAACCGTTACGAAACCGAATCGGAATTACTCGTTAAAACACTCAAGTCCGGATTTCGCGTGACGCACGTTCCCATTAAGACCATTTACAATCAAGCGCCCAGTCACATTCATCGTCTGCGCGACACGATTCGGTTTTTGATAGTTGTGGGAAGGAGTTTATATTCGAAAACATAGTCAATTTAGCGAAATAGATTTGATACAGATTTAACTGATATAGTACTCACACAGAGACACAATGGCACAAAGATTACAAAAATAAAGAGCCAAAAACTCATCTCGAAATTAAAAATATTTTTTCTCTGTGGCTTCGTGGCTTGGTGTGAGGATTAAAAAATTTCTCTGTGAGCCCAGTAGCTCTGTGGCAAAAAAACCAAAACATTCGCTCAAAGGAGGTAGGGAAATGAAATCCTACAAAATGCTGATCGGCGGAAAATGGGTCTCCGGAAAAGAAACGATCGATGTGCTCAATCCTTACAATCAGCAATTTTTGGCGCGCGTGCCCAAAGCGAGTAAGTCTGACGTGGACGCGGCTATTCGCGCGGCGGAAGAAGCGCTGCCAGTCATGGCGGACATGCCCGCGCACAAGCGAAGTCGCATTTTGGAGCGTACTTCCGAATTGATCGCCCAAAACCGGGAAGAAATCGCCAAATTAATCGCCAGCGAATCAGGCAAGGCTTACAAATACGCTTTTGGGGAAGCCGGCCGAGCAGTGGAAACGTTCAAGTTCGCCGCCGAGGAAGCGAAACAAATTCACGGCGAAACAGTGCCCATGGACGCCAGCGTCAACGCGGAAAATCGCATGGGATTTTTTATTCGCACGCCGGTCGGCATCATTGCGGCAATTTCACCATTTAATTTCCCGCTGAATTTAGTGGCGCACAAAGTCGCGCCGGCCATTGCCGCCGGAAATACTGTCGTGCTGAAACCCGCGACGTCAACGCCACTCACGGCGATCAGATTGGGCGAAATTTTGCTGGAAGCAGGTTTGCCAGCAGGCGCGTTGAACATCGTCATCGGCAGCGGCGCGAAAGTCGGAGATTGGCTGGTGACCGATCATAGAGTGGCAATGGTCACTTTTACCGGCAGCCCGCCTGTAGGTGAATTCATCGTGAGCCGCGGCGGTCTAAAAAAATACACCCTGGAATTGGGCTCCAACTCGGCAGTAATTTTATGCGAAGACGCCGATCTCAAAGATGCTGTCCCGCGCTGCGTTGTTGGCAGTTACGCCAATTCAGGGCAGGTTTGTATTTCGGTGCAGCGAATTTACGTGCATGAAAAAATTTGGGGCAAATTTCAGGAGCAATTTGTTGCCGAGACAGAGAAGCAAATAGTCGGCGACCCTTTGGACAAAAATTGCGACGTGGGACCAATGATCGATCTTCGCGAAGCAGAACGCGCGGAATTGTGGGTGAAAGAGGCTGCAGATCAAGGAGCGAAAATTTTGACCGGCGGCACTCGCAAGGGCGCCATGTTCCGGCCGACAGTTTTGACTGACGTTAAACCTGAAATGAAGGTGGTCAAAGACGAAATTTTTGCGCCCGTGGTTTCGTTAATTCCGTTCAAGAAATTTTCTCAAGCGCTGGAAATGGCGAATCAGTCGCGCTACGGTTTGCAGGCAGGAATTTACACGCAACGCATCGATTACGCTTTTAGGGCAATCAAAAAAATCAATGTCGGCGGCGTGATAATCAACGACGTGCCTACTTTTCGCGTGGATCACATGCCCTACGGCGGCAACAAAGAGAGCGGCATCGGCAGAGAGGGCTTGCGCTACGCCATCGAAGAAATGACAAATATTCGCATGGTGTGCTTTAATTTGTAGCGGTCATTCTAAAGATGTAGCACACCTGGGAGGAGTACTACATCTTGGTTTAATTATTCGACTCGACAAACCCGTCATCGCGATCATCCCGCTGCATGTATTTCAAATCGCGCAGCATTTTTCTGATGTCGTGAAATCCGCCGATGCTAAACCAGACCACTACAATGACGGCAACAATGAGATTAATAATCAAATAAATTTTCCAGAATTTCATCCATTGCGCGTCTGAAATGCCGACGATGAAATAGTAAATTGTGCCGACGACAAAAATTATCGCCCAGGAAAAAATCCAGCAATAGGTCACCACATAAATCAATTTATCGCCAAAGCTGAATTCGCGGCCTATTCCCATGAGCTTCTGAAAAAAACCCACCTTTTCAAAAACGACGCGATGCTCGCCTTCAATGGTATATTTTCCGCGATGGAGCAATTTTTCCAGATTAAACTCATTTTTTTTATCCAACAAAGAAACCACGACATAAATTGCCATCGCCGACACCATGGCAATTCCCCAGAACCACTGACCATTGATCCAGAAATTTTCGTACAACTGATTGAGCGCAAACCCGGTCACGGAAATAACCGCGCCACCGATCAGGGCGCTCCACGCGGCAGCCGTAGTTCCCCGCTTCCAGTACAAACCGCCGATAATCACAGCACCGGACCCGCCGGCAAAAATCGACCCGGTCACTGCCCAGAAAAGCATGATATACTGCGTCTGGCGCAGGTAAAAACTAAAAATGAAAATAAAAATTGCCACGGCAACGATTGTCAACCGCAAAATGCGCAGATGCTGCCCTTTGGAAAAGGGTTTTTTGCGTAAGGGCATGACCACATCCTGAACAAAAATACTCGCCCAGGAATGCAAATAAGTGTCATGGGTACTGACAAAAGCCGCCAGCATTACCGCGACCAGAAGTCCCATCATGCCGCGTGGTAAAAAGTGCGTCAGAATCAGCGGAACTGTGAGCTGGCTGCGCAACGCGTCGGTCTCCAATCCGGAAAGTACCTGATTGACCTGGCTCGCCTGCGAAGAAAAATCAAAGTGATGCATGACAGTGTAAGCGACAATGGGGATGAACAGTAAAAACAGCACTTGCGGAATGCCGCGCCAGTTAGCGAGTACCGCGCCCATTTTGGCTTCGTGAGCTGTTTTTGCGGAGCTGTTGTAGCCCTGGGTTCCCTGCCAGGAAAGTGTGGAATAAAAAGCGCCGATGACGCCGATGAGAAAAAACCAGAAATTAAAATCCCGCGCCTGGCTGGTTTTAAACGGGTTAATCAGCGAGGCGTTTTGCGGCGCTGTTTTCAATGCTTCAAAAATTTGATCAAAAGTGAACAGCTTGAAGAAAAATATTACGATCACGAGAAAGACCACGCTCACAAACAAACCCTGCAAAAAATCGGTTATAATAACTGCAATTTGTCCGCCGGTAAAAACAAAATAAATGGAAATTGCCAGCAAAATCAGCATGGTGAGCGCAAAAACGGAGATGTCCATGCCGCCAATATGGAAATATTCCGGCAGACCGCAAAAATAGATGAAAAACCGCGCTCCGACCGAAGGAAAAATGCCGAAATTGATCACTCCGGCGACAAACGCCAGCCCTCCGGCAAAGATGCGAAAATTTCGGCTGTAGCGAAGTTCGAAAAATTGCGCCATGGTCAGCGCTCTTGTTTCGCGAAAGCGGTAAATCACCCAGCCGGACGCCGTGATAATCAACACAAAAATTCCCATGGTAAAACCCCACCAGGACATGGCAAATCCCGCGTTATAATTCATCTCAAAATTAGCGATGACAGTAATCGCGCCCAGGCCGGCGATGCCCTGCGCCACGCTCACCATGTACCTGCCGGCAGTCCTTCCCGCTGAAAGAAAGTCCGCAATGCTTTTCATGTATCTTTTGCTCACGGCCACACCACCGAACAACAACGCCAACATCGCCGCCACAATCATCCAGTCAATCCAGTGCATGTTCACTCTTGCAATCCTCTATTTGAAATTTTCAGCTACTTCAAAATTGTCTTCCTGACTTTACCCGCCTGATCAATTGACCAGATGCAATTCGTCTGTTCGTTTTCCAGCCTGAATTCGAATTGATCCCAGCTTGTTTTCAAAAAAATCATTTGATTTTCCCGGAACAAAGCGAACGGCGCTTTCAGCTCATGCAAATTTTCAGAAAAATGTCCTCGCTCCCGTCGATAATTTTGTTGCCAATAATAAATCTGGCGCAGTTGCCATTTGATAATTTCATCTTCCGGCAAAACAAACGCATCTTCTCCTTTACCGACAAACACTTGGGAAAATTGCACAAAGCCCCACATTTCAGGATAATGCATGTTAATGAGTCCTTGCGGTGACCAAACCCAGTTGTCTTCGGGAAAAGGTCGCTCTGTCGTCGGATTTATTTTTTTGTAATAATTGCCATTTTTAATTTCAATCTGCCACTCCACGCGGGAAAAATTGATCCGCCAGATGTCCCCGGAATGCGGCGGCGCCGATCTATGGGCGCATTCCTTCAACGCCTCCCAGGGCATGGCAACTTCCAGTGTCCATTTCTCATCCCGGTCAGAAGGATCGTTCAGCGTCCCGTAAATTTTTACGCCGCTTTTCAGACCGTGAATATCCCAGCCATTGACTGCCGGGCCGCCGTCGCGGTAAGGTTTGATCAGCAACAAATCCCAGACTGTATTGCGCGCGTTCATTTCAAATTCATAGTACTGATGCGTGTCGCCGTCGGGATCGATGAAAATCTCGAAATCATTGTCGCGGAAAATTACTGTGTCCCGCTGCATTAATTTCGCCCAAATGTGCGGCTCCTCCAACTCCGCAGCAAAATAAAAGAATCGCTCATCCCAGAGCATTTTCGCCCGCGTCCGAAATCTCGGCTGCGGCTTTTTT contains:
- a CDS encoding glycosyltransferase family 2 protein produces the protein MTKMAKEICAIIPAFNAEKTIGAVIRGVNRYLPPEQIVVVNDGSADATETIARKQGAVVLNNGKNRGKGFSLRRGFHFAIENNFSAALCIDADMQHDPADIPKFLACFNQTDADLILGSRIHNLKDMPLDRQFSNQTTSLLISLLTGVRVRDSQSGYRLIKTSVLKKIILHSNRYETESELLVKTLKSGFRVTHVPIKTIYNQAPSHIHRLRDTIRFLIVVGRSLYSKT
- a CDS encoding aldehyde dehydrogenase family protein, which translates into the protein MKSYKMLIGGKWVSGKETIDVLNPYNQQFLARVPKASKSDVDAAIRAAEEALPVMADMPAHKRSRILERTSELIAQNREEIAKLIASESGKAYKYAFGEAGRAVETFKFAAEEAKQIHGETVPMDASVNAENRMGFFIRTPVGIIAAISPFNFPLNLVAHKVAPAIAAGNTVVLKPATSTPLTAIRLGEILLEAGLPAGALNIVIGSGAKVGDWLVTDHRVAMVTFTGSPPVGEFIVSRGGLKKYTLELGSNSAVILCEDADLKDAVPRCVVGSYANSGQVCISVQRIYVHEKIWGKFQEQFVAETEKQIVGDPLDKNCDVGPMIDLREAERAELWVKEAADQGAKILTGGTRKGAMFRPTVLTDVKPEMKVVKDEIFAPVVSLIPFKKFSQALEMANQSRYGLQAGIYTQRIDYAFRAIKKINVGGVIINDVPTFRVDHMPYGGNKESGIGREGLRYAIEEMTNIRMVCFNL
- a CDS encoding carbohydrate-binding family 9-like protein, encoding MNRFFHLRNLFLLLIFCFPLVLFSQNSAQKLPQKFPVPQIEFNPRHYVCYRVQRPIVVDGDLRESSWRKANWTDYFVDIEGEKKPQPRFRTRAKMLWDERFFYFAAELEEPHIWAKLMQRDTVIFRDNDFEIFIDPDGDTHQYYEFEMNARNTVWDLLLIKPYRDGGPAVNGWDIHGLKSGVKIYGTLNDPSDRDEKWTLEVAMPWEALKECAHRSAPPHSGDIWRINFSRVEWQIEIKNGNYYKKINPTTERPFPEDNWVWSPQGLINMHYPEMWGFVQFSQVFVGKGEDAFVLPEDEIIKWQLRQIYYWQQNYRRERGHFSENLHELKAPFALFRENQMIFLKTSWDQFEFRLENEQTNCIWSIDQAGKVRKTILK
- a CDS encoding sodium:solute symporter, which gives rise to MNMHWIDWMIVAAMLALLFGGVAVSKRYMKSIADFLSAGRTAGRYMVSVAQGIAGLGAITVIANFEMNYNAGFAMSWWGFTMGIFVLIITASGWVIYRFRETRALTMAQFFELRYSRNFRIFAGGLAFVAGVINFGIFPSVGARFFIYFCGLPEYFHIGGMDISVFALTMLILLAISIYFVFTGGQIAVIITDFLQGLFVSVVFLVIVIFFFKLFTFDQIFEALKTAPQNASLINPFKTSQARDFNFWFFLIGVIGAFYSTLSWQGTQGYNSSAKTAHEAKMGAVLANWRGIPQVLFLLFIPIVAYTVMHHFDFSSQASQVNQVLSGLETDALRSQLTVPLILTHFLPRGMMGLLVAVMLAAFVSTHDTYLHSWASIFVQDVVMPLRKKPFSKGQHLRILRLTIVAVAIFIFIFSFYLRQTQYIMLFWAVTGSIFAGGSGAVIIGGLYWKRGTTAAAWSALIGGAVISVTGFALNQLYENFWINGQWFWGIAMVSAMAIYVVVSLLDKKNEFNLEKLLHRGKYTIEGEHRVVFEKVGFFQKLMGIGREFSFGDKLIYVVTYCWIFSWAIIFVVGTIYYFIVGISDAQWMKFWKIYLIINLIVAVIVVVWFSIGGFHDIRKMLRDLKYMQRDDRDDGFVESNN